One window of the Pyrus communis chromosome 17, drPyrComm1.1, whole genome shotgun sequence genome contains the following:
- the LOC137723520 gene encoding uncharacterized protein isoform X2, giving the protein MGGGSRGSKKILVGLVLVMFLGIAVYLRLWTIDYSISSDESELLRRQFDLANREAMDESAEWRLKYDEEAEKATKCMNQLKQITGSFGEGDGNAATVNQKLLKLQKENMALVERMKALKQELEAEKLKCSVQ; this is encoded by the exons atggggggTGGTAGTAGAGGGAGCAAGAAAATACTGGTGGGTTTGGTGCTGGTCATGTTTCTAGGAATCGCCGTCTACTTGCGGCTATGGACCATCGACTACTCCATTTCTTCCGATGAATCCGAGCTCCTCAG GCGGCAGTTTGACCTTGCGAATAGGGAAGCAATGGATGAATCTGCTGAGTGGAGGCTGAAATACGATGAAGAAGCCGAAAAGGCTACCAAGTGTATGAATCAACTCAAACAG ATAACGGGATCATTTGGGGAGGGTGATGGAAATGCCGCTACTGTCAACCAGAAATTGTTGAAACTACAAAAG GAAAATATGGCCTTAGTCGAACGGATGAAAGCCTTGAAACAGGAGCTTGAGGCTGAGAAGCTGAAGTGCAGCGTTCAATAG
- the LOC137723520 gene encoding uncharacterized protein isoform X1 yields the protein MGGGSRGSKKILVGLVLVMFLGIAVYLRLWTIDYSISSDESELLRRQFDLANREAMDESAEWRLKYDEEAEKATKCMNQLKQITGSFGEGDGNAATVNQKLLKLQKFRWTMMCWCSVFESSLRFESFLFLKVLKIFPRKIWP from the exons atggggggTGGTAGTAGAGGGAGCAAGAAAATACTGGTGGGTTTGGTGCTGGTCATGTTTCTAGGAATCGCCGTCTACTTGCGGCTATGGACCATCGACTACTCCATTTCTTCCGATGAATCCGAGCTCCTCAG GCGGCAGTTTGACCTTGCGAATAGGGAAGCAATGGATGAATCTGCTGAGTGGAGGCTGAAATACGATGAAGAAGCCGAAAAGGCTACCAAGTGTATGAATCAACTCAAACAG ATAACGGGATCATTTGGGGAGGGTGATGGAAATGCCGCTACTGTCAACCAGAAATTGTTGAAACTACAAAAG TTCAGATGGACAATGATGTGCTGGTGTAGTGTGTTTGAAAGTTCCCTTAGGTTTGAATCCTTCCTTTTCTTAAAAGTCCTGAAAATATTTCCCAGGAAAATATGGCCTTAG